In a genomic window of Sus scrofa isolate TJ Tabasco breed Duroc chromosome 4, Sscrofa11.1, whole genome shotgun sequence:
- the PSRC1 gene encoding proline/serine-rich coiled-coil protein 1 isoform X2: protein MEGLEEDVKFIVDETLDFGGLSPSDSREEEDIAVLATPEKPVRRGLSHRSDPNAVVPAPQGLRLSLGPLSPEKLEEILDEANRLAAQLEQCALQERENTGEGPVPRRVKPSPRRETFVLKDSPVRDLLPTVSSLARSTPSPSSLTPRLRSSDRKGSVRALRTTSGKRPPSVKRESPTCSLFPASKSPASSPLARSTPPVRGKAGPSGRAVASPPTPVRPVLTPQPSTSNSQRPSRPQGATAKPSSRLPVPSAIPRPASKMPLTGRTVPSSKGALPPDPLSARKGLPRPGATGHKVPVSQRPNPPITSVGRSNLQPPRKVTAPGPTR from the exons ATGGAAGGTTTAGAAGAAG ATGTAAAGTTTATAGTGGATGAGACCTTGGACTTTGGGGGGCTGTCACCATCTGACAG TCGAGAGGAAGAAGATATAGCAGTGTTGGCGACTCCAGAGAAACCTGTCCGACGAGGCCTCTCTCATCGAAGTGACCCGAATGCTGTGGTCCCCGCCCCCCAGGGTCTGAGGCTCAGCTTAGGCCCCCTCAGCCCAGAGAAGCTGGAAGAAATCCTCGATGAGGCCAATCGGTTAGCAGCTCAGCTGGAGCAGTGTGCCCTGCAGGAGCGAGAGAACACGGGCGAGGGCCCAGTGCCTCGAAGAGTGAAGCCCAGCCCTCGGCGGGAGACCTTTGTGCTCAAGGACAGTCCTGTCCGAGACCTGCTGCCCACGGTCAGCTCTCTGGCTCGGAGcactccctcccccagcagcctGACACCCCGCCTCCGCAGCAGTGACAGGAAGGGGTCAGTCAGGGCTCTTCGGACGACATCTGGAAAGAGGCCCCCCAGCGTGAAGAGG GAGTCGCCCACTTGCAGTCTGTTCCCTGCATCCAAAAGCCCAGCGTCTTCTCCTCTTGCCCGATCAACTCCTCCAGTCCGGGGGAAAGCTGGGCCCAGTGGGAGAGCAGTAGCAA GCCCCCCGACCCCCGTCAGACCAGTCCTAACCCCACAGCCTTCTACCAGCAATTCTCAGCGCCCATCTCGGCCACAGGGAGCCACGGCTAAACCTTCCAGTCGACTACCGGTTCCATCGGCCATTCCTCGGCCCGCCAGCAAGATGCCGCTCACTGGCCGGACTGTACCATCCAGCAAAGGTGCCCTTCCCCCAGACCCGCTGTCAGCTCGGAAAGGACTTCCAAGACCAGGTGCCACAGGGCACAAAG TTCCTGTTTCTCAGCGACCAAATCCTCCCATCACCAGTGTCGGCCGCAGCAATCTGCAGCCCCCCAGGAAGGTGACAGCCCCAGGACCTACCAGGTAA
- the PSRC1 gene encoding proline/serine-rich coiled-coil protein 1 isoform X4 produces MEGLEEDVKFIVDETLDFGGLSPSDSREEEDIAVLATPEKPVRRGLSHRSDPNAVVPAPQGLRLSLGPLSPEKLEEILDEANRLAAQLEQCALQERENTGEGPVPRRVKPSPRRETFVLKDSPVRDLLPTVSSLARSTPSPSSLTPRLRSSDRKGSVRALRTTSGKRPPSVKRESPTCSLFPASKSPASSPLARSTPPVRGKAGPSGRAVASEKTLAAKPWGATAKPSSRLPVPSAIPRPASKMPLTGRTVPSSKGALPPDPLSARKGLPRPGATGHKVPVSQRPNPPITSVGRSNLQPPRKVTAPGPTR; encoded by the exons ATGGAAGGTTTAGAAGAAG ATGTAAAGTTTATAGTGGATGAGACCTTGGACTTTGGGGGGCTGTCACCATCTGACAG TCGAGAGGAAGAAGATATAGCAGTGTTGGCGACTCCAGAGAAACCTGTCCGACGAGGCCTCTCTCATCGAAGTGACCCGAATGCTGTGGTCCCCGCCCCCCAGGGTCTGAGGCTCAGCTTAGGCCCCCTCAGCCCAGAGAAGCTGGAAGAAATCCTCGATGAGGCCAATCGGTTAGCAGCTCAGCTGGAGCAGTGTGCCCTGCAGGAGCGAGAGAACACGGGCGAGGGCCCAGTGCCTCGAAGAGTGAAGCCCAGCCCTCGGCGGGAGACCTTTGTGCTCAAGGACAGTCCTGTCCGAGACCTGCTGCCCACGGTCAGCTCTCTGGCTCGGAGcactccctcccccagcagcctGACACCCCGCCTCCGCAGCAGTGACAGGAAGGGGTCAGTCAGGGCTCTTCGGACGACATCTGGAAAGAGGCCCCCCAGCGTGAAGAGG GAGTCGCCCACTTGCAGTCTGTTCCCTGCATCCAAAAGCCCAGCGTCTTCTCCTCTTGCCCGATCAACTCCTCCAGTCCGGGGGAAAGCTGGGCCCAGTGGGAGAGCAGTAGCAAGTGAGAAGACCTTGGCAGCAAAGCCATGG GGAGCCACGGCTAAACCTTCCAGTCGACTACCGGTTCCATCGGCCATTCCTCGGCCCGCCAGCAAGATGCCGCTCACTGGCCGGACTGTACCATCCAGCAAAGGTGCCCTTCCCCCAGACCCGCTGTCAGCTCGGAAAGGACTTCCAAGACCAGGTGCCACAGGGCACAAAG TTCCTGTTTCTCAGCGACCAAATCCTCCCATCACCAGTGTCGGCCGCAGCAATCTGCAGCCCCCCAGGAAGGTGACAGCCCCAGGACCTACCAGGTAA
- the PSRC1 gene encoding proline/serine-rich coiled-coil protein 1 isoform X1: MEGLEEDVKFIVDETLDFGGLSPSDSREEEDIAVLATPEKPVRRGLSHRSDPNAVVPAPQGLRLSLGPLSPEKLEEILDEANRLAAQLEQCALQERENTGEGPVPRRVKPSPRRETFVLKDSPVRDLLPTVSSLARSTPSPSSLTPRLRSSDRKGSVRALRTTSGKRPPSVKRESPTCSLFPASKSPASSPLARSTPPVRGKAGPSGRAVASPPTPVRPVLTPQPSTSNSQRPSRPQGATAKPSSRLPVPSAIPRPASKMPLTGRTVPSSKGALPPDPLSARKGLPRPGATGHKVPVSQRPNPPITSVGRSNLQPPRKVTAPGPTR; this comes from the exons ATGGAAGGTTTAGAAGAAG ATGTAAAGTTTATAGTGGATGAGACCTTGGACTTTGGGGGGCTGTCACCATCTGACAG TCGAGAGGAAGAAGATATAGCAGTGTTGGCGACTCCAGAGAAACCTGTCCGACGAGGCCTCTCTCATCGAAGTGACCCGAATGCTGTGGTCCCCGCCCCCCAGGGTCTGAGGCTCAGCTTAGGCCCCCTCAGCCCAGAGAAGCTGGAAGAAATCCTCGATGAGGCCAATCGGTTAGCAGCTCAGCTGGAGCAGTGTGCCCTGCAGGAGCGAGAGAACACGGGCGAGGGCCCAGTGCCTCGAAGAGTGAAGCCCAGCCCTCGGCGGGAGACCTTTGTGCTCAAGGACAGTCCTGTCCGAGACCTGCTGCCCACGGTCAGCTCTCTGGCTCGGAGcactccctcccccagcagcctGACACCCCGCCTCCGCAGCAGTGACAGGAAGGGGTCAGTCAGGGCTCTTCGGACGACATCTGGAAAGAGGCCCCCCAGCGTGAAGAGG GAGTCGCCCACTTGCAGTCTGTTCCCTGCATCCAAAAGCCCAGCGTCTTCTCCTCTTGCCCGATCAACTCCTCCAGTCCGGGGGAAAGCTGGGCCCAGTGGGAGAGCAGTAGCAA GCCCCCCGACCCCCGTCAGACCAGTCCTAACCCCACAGCCTTCTACCAGCAATTCTCAGCGCCCATCTCGGCCACAGGGAGCCACGGCTAAACCTTCCAGTCGACTACCGGTTCCATCGGCCATTCCTCGGCCCGCCAGCAAGATGCCGCTCACTGGCCGGACTGTACCATCCAGCAAAGGTGCCCTTCCCCCAGACCCGCTGTCAGCTCGGAAAGGACTTCCAAGACCAGGTGCCACAGGGCACAAAG TTCCTGTTTCTCAGCGACCAAATCCTCCCATCACCAGTGTCGGCCGCAGCAATCTGCAGCCCCCCAGGAAGGTGACAGCCCCAGGACCTACCAG gtaa
- the PSRC1 gene encoding proline/serine-rich coiled-coil protein 1 isoform X3 has translation MEGLEEDVKFIVDETLDFGGLSPSDSREEEDIAVLATPEKPVRRGLSHRSDPNAVVPAPQGLRLSLGPLSPEKLEEILDEANRLAAQLEQCALQERENTGEGPVPRRVKPSPRRETFVLKDSPVRDLLPTVSSLARSTPSPSSLTPRLRSSDRKGSVRALRTTSGKRPPSVKRESPTCSLFPASKSPASSPLARSTPPVRGKAGPSGRAVASEKTLAAKPWGATAKPSSRLPVPSAIPRPASKMPLTGRTVPSSKGALPPDPLSARKGLPRPGATGHKVPVSQRPNPPITSVGRSNLQPPRKVTAPGPTR, from the exons ATGGAAGGTTTAGAAGAAG ATGTAAAGTTTATAGTGGATGAGACCTTGGACTTTGGGGGGCTGTCACCATCTGACAG TCGAGAGGAAGAAGATATAGCAGTGTTGGCGACTCCAGAGAAACCTGTCCGACGAGGCCTCTCTCATCGAAGTGACCCGAATGCTGTGGTCCCCGCCCCCCAGGGTCTGAGGCTCAGCTTAGGCCCCCTCAGCCCAGAGAAGCTGGAAGAAATCCTCGATGAGGCCAATCGGTTAGCAGCTCAGCTGGAGCAGTGTGCCCTGCAGGAGCGAGAGAACACGGGCGAGGGCCCAGTGCCTCGAAGAGTGAAGCCCAGCCCTCGGCGGGAGACCTTTGTGCTCAAGGACAGTCCTGTCCGAGACCTGCTGCCCACGGTCAGCTCTCTGGCTCGGAGcactccctcccccagcagcctGACACCCCGCCTCCGCAGCAGTGACAGGAAGGGGTCAGTCAGGGCTCTTCGGACGACATCTGGAAAGAGGCCCCCCAGCGTGAAGAGG GAGTCGCCCACTTGCAGTCTGTTCCCTGCATCCAAAAGCCCAGCGTCTTCTCCTCTTGCCCGATCAACTCCTCCAGTCCGGGGGAAAGCTGGGCCCAGTGGGAGAGCAGTAGCAAGTGAGAAGACCTTGGCAGCAAAGCCATGG GGAGCCACGGCTAAACCTTCCAGTCGACTACCGGTTCCATCGGCCATTCCTCGGCCCGCCAGCAAGATGCCGCTCACTGGCCGGACTGTACCATCCAGCAAAGGTGCCCTTCCCCCAGACCCGCTGTCAGCTCGGAAAGGACTTCCAAGACCAGGTGCCACAGGGCACAAAG TTCCTGTTTCTCAGCGACCAAATCCTCCCATCACCAGTGTCGGCCGCAGCAATCTGCAGCCCCCCAGGAAGGTGACAGCCCCAGGACCTACCAG gtaa